The genomic window CCATCCGCGAGGCCCTCGAACGGTTCGAAGACGACGTCGAGTCGCTCGAGAGCGACCTCGAGGCCGCCGAGACCGAAGACGACCTGGACGTCGTCGAGGCCGAGATCGAATCGTTCCGCGACGAGTTCGACGACATCGAGATCCCCGATCCGCCGGAGACCGACGAAGACGAAGACGAGGACGAAGAGGACGAAGTCACGCCCGAGGAGGAACTCCAGGAGCGCTACGACGAGATCGAGAGCGACGTCTCCGATCTCGAGTCCGACCTCGAGGACCAGCGCGGTCCCTACGGCGAGGACGTCGTGAGCGAGATCAACGGCGTCAGCGGGACGATCACGGGCACCCGCTGGACCGAGGAGGGCAACGCCGAACTGATCGAGGCCGTCGACGACTTCCTCGACGACCTGAACGAACTGCTCGGCACCTCCGTCACGCTGAGCAACGAGGGCGAGGAGGTCCCCGACCAGTTGGACGCGACCCTCGACCGCGCCGTCGAGGCCGTCGAGGACGCCGCCCTCGACGCGGACGACGACGCCGAGACGATCGCCGGCCTGCTCGAGGCCACGGACGACCTCGAGTCGGACGTCGACGACGCGACCGAGTGGACCGACCTCGAGATCCGCGAGCAACTGCGCCGCGAGGGCTATTACGACGTGCTCGACCACGTCAAGGACTTCCCGCCGGAGTGGCACGCCCTGAAGGTCCACGAGAAGCGCGGCAACGTCGACCAGATCCTGCTGGCCTACGAGACCTTCGACTCCGACTACATGGAGGAACACTGCCTCGAGGCCCTCGAACGCATGGGCCCCGAGGAGGCCATGGAACCGATGATCCAGAAGGCGGGCCGCCGCGACCAGGCGGCGATGCGCATCCTGGGCAAGATCGGGATCGCCGACGACGAGGTCGTCGAGGCGCTCGTCGACTACGTCGACTCGAATCCCAACCTCCAGCGGCCCGCGTTCCGCGCGCTCGGTGAGATCGGCGCCGAGGACGCCGTCGAGCCGATCGCCCAGCAACTGGTCGCCGACGAGCCCGACGTCCGGAGCTGGGCCGCCCGCGCGCTCGGCCTGATCGGCGACACCCGCGCCATCGAACCGCTCGCGGACGTCCTGGCCGAGGACGATCAGGACCGCGTCCGCGCCAGCGCCGCCTGGGCGTTAAACCAGATCGGCACCGAGGATGCCCTCGAGATCGTCGCCGAGTACGGCGACGACCGCGCGTATCTCGTCCAGGCCGAGGCCGAGAAGGCGACGCCCGAGCCCGCGGCCTGACCGCGACCGAGACGCCCAAGGCGCGGAACTCATTCTTAAAGCGTCTGATCTGCTAAGATCTTCGACCCGCTATTCATATATGAAGGACCGACCAGACCACTCAATGGGTCACCAACACGTCGTTCTCACTGCGCTCATTGGGGTCGGCAGTCTGATCAGTCTAAATCCCGCCAATGTTGAAACCACGACTAATGACGCGAGTAGCAGACTTCCAGCGTATCAATCCGACGAACAATATGTGGTGAACGACTGCCAGTGAGTGATGCTGGACAACCTGTACAGAATTGTTCTCAACATATAATATCACTAAGTTGTGTTCAGAAATGGAGTTATACAGATCACTGAAATCTACGATTGGGTCTGGATCTCAGATGTGTTTCTGGATCTCGTTCCAGTCCGAGATTATGTCCTCGGCATCGCTCCACCAGTCATCAAAGGAGTGGTCCTCGGTCACCCGGTGGAACTCGGCCTCCTGGTTCCTGTAGATCGAGTTCACCGGAGGGACGTTCCACGAAGCGCCGTCGGAGAGAATCCATCTGTCGTGGAGTTTGCCGAGATGGTCCCCGTTAGTCATGACCCGGAGCTCCGAGTCGATGTCCCGCCTCCCCATCTCGTCCTGGAAGCGCTCGAAGTCGGACCGCATTTTATGGGTGACGTTGTCGGGGCCGCAGAGGATCTGCACGGAGCTGAATCGGTCGCCGGTTACCTCGTCCGAGAGCGGCTCGAACCCCTTCTTCGGGAAGTGCTTCGCCACCCATAGGAGGTCGCCCTCACACGCTCGGATCGCCCGCCGCAGGCGTTTTATGTTCGAGTAAGGAGTGCGGTGGGTCACCCGGTAGCTGTCCTGCTCTTGCTCCTCGACCTGGTCAGCCTCAGAGAACTGAACGCTCCCGGTCTTCTTGCTATAGGAGACGATATTCAGGCCGTTGAGCAGGTTCAGGATGCGCCCGGCCTCCTTGCTGTCGGACACATCGGTTTTGGACCTGAGGAACCTCTCCACCTTCTCGCGGTCCGTCCGTTGACCGTAGAAGGACTGGCAGAGGTCCCGAATCTCGGGCAGATTGAGGACCTCATGACGTAGTATCTCGGGGTGCTCGTCGTCCTCGAAGATGAACTTCGAATCGAGGTAACGCTCTCCCGCATCCGAGACGTGCCCGTTCTCGACGAAGTCTATGCGCTCGAGGAACTCCCGGCTGTCATCGTCCAGCCCGTTACTCTCCTCGTAGAAACCGAGGAGGTCCGTCTCGATGTTGGACCAGCTACTCTTCATTTTGACCGAATACGTCGTGGATGGCCTCCAGCTTCTGCTCGACCTCCTCAGTCTCCATTTCCGTGACGTCCATAGAGATGTCCATCTCGACGTTGATCCCCGTGACGCCGTCCTGGACAGCGATGGCGCCGCCGTCAGGGGTCTGTCGGGCGACTGTCCTACCGGTGGGTTCTGCGGCCCCTTCGGCGGGCTCGGGCTCTGGCCCCTGGTCGACCTCCGGACTCGTGTAGTCCTCTAAACTCGTATCATTCTCCGAGCTCGTGTTGTCCTCGGGCTCGTCCGCCACGGGGTCGTTCTCTAAGTCCTCCGGAATCGAGACGCGGCCTTCGTCGTCGATCTCTAGGAAGCCGAGTACATCGAGGATATTGAGACTCCGTTCGACATCCCTCACCTCGTCTTGGGAGGCGGCGACGGATGTTGACCCGGCAACGGCCTCAACCAGATCGTCGAACTCACACACGCTATCTTTCAGCTTGAGGTGGAACTTCGTCTCCTCGTAGAGGGGGTACTCTTCGAGGCGGCTCGCAACCTCTTGCTTCGCTTCCCTCGCTACGTCCCCAATCTTGTCCCTAAAACGGAATACCTCGTCAGGGACCTCGTAGTAACCGGCCTTCGGGACCTCAAGGAGGCCGATCTCCCCAAGGTATTTCAGCGCGACTGAGGTGGTGGATTTGTCCATTTCGCCGGCTGCCTGGTCGTACTTGATAGGCTCCTCGCTGCCCTCATGATCCCACCTCGTCACGAGGTTCGATAGGGCTCGATCGTAGGTCTCTGCTGAATACTTGTGAGCGAGTGGGACTTCACTCATTGCATGAATGTGTCCACCCGACCGCCATAAAACTGTCGGGTGCCACAGATGATTGACTAGCCAATAAATACTCTGGATTGGCTAGTTTACTTATAACAGACTTGCCTATTCCAGCCGATCTAATAGTAATATATCGGTTCCGAGAAAATAACCGTGGCATTTGAAGCTCCCTTGGGAGCTGGTCTCTTCCCCAAGAGCAAACGGAGAACTCCCCAAAACCGACGTACAACTACTGTGTATTGTGTTTAGTCTTGTGGCAGAAAATCTACCGGAGCAGATCAACAGAGGCCCCGATGAGCAAATGAGATTGGCATCGAATCGGACAACAAACGAGATATGTTATCCGATCCGTCGATGACGATAGCAACCACCGGCGCCCGAAAAGCAGTCAGTCAGCACAGCCGTCGCCGACCTCGAGTCATCATTCGATCGCTCGCCAACTTATCGCCGTCCCGTGCTGTAACGCTCTATTCTTGTCGCACCTGTTCTATTTCCGTCCTGACATTTATATCAGAAGCGGCGGCCAGATCGCTCGATGGAATACCGGCATGCCCCCGTCCTCACACTCGTCGCTATCGGCCTCGTTACCGGCGGACTGATCGGAGCCGCCGTGTTCGCCGTCGATACTGCCACGAGCCATACGAGTGCCGTGACCGTCGCAAACGGAGCGAGTGTCGAACCGACAGTCTCTCAAGTTGAAGGAAGTGACGGTACGGCAGGACACGGATGTCCGGCTCGTGCGATGGGGCCAGCGGGCTCGCCAGTCGAGACGGCGGGGGGATCTGACCGACCTGCGGACGGCGTCCGGATCGTCGAACTCTACCCGAATCCCACGATTCGCGACAACGTCGGTGAGTATCTCGTCCTTGAGGTGTCGCCCGGAACCCAACTCGGGAACTGGACGATCACCGACGGCTACACGATTGCCGGACTGCCGAATGAGACCGTCTCTAGACGCGTCGCCGTAAGCACGGCGCCGAACGTTACCAGCAGACTGACCGAGTATCCGGTGATCGAACTCGAGGGGACCCTGCGGCTTGCCGTCGACGGCGATACTCTCGAGCTCCGGAACGGGACGACGACCGTCGATACGGTCGCGTACGATCGAGCGCCGACGGCGGAACGGTGGTACCGTAGCGGCGACAGTGGGCGCGACGAGATGGCCACCGTGGGACCCGCAGCCGGCGACTGGCACCCCCGCGGCGCGACCTGCCTGCCGGTCTCGACGGCCGATGTCGAGGACGCGACGGCGTTCGTCCTCCCCGACGCGCCCGCAGTGCCACTCGAGACACTCCGCGACGCTGACGACCGCCTGCTGCTGGCCGGCTACACGTTCACGTCCGAGGCGGTCGCCGACGAACTGGTCGCTGCCGCCGACCGCGGTGTCGACGTCGCGGTCCTCCTCGAGGCGAGCCCGGTCGGTGGCACGCCCGCGGCGACCGCGGACGTCCTCGAGACGCTCGAGGCGAGCGACGTCGACGTTCGCGTCATCGGCGGCGAAGACTCGCGGTACCGCTATCACCACCCCAAGTACGCAGTCGCCGACGACCGCGTGCTGGTCACGACCGAGAACTGGAAACCGTCGGGCGTCGGCGGCGAGAGCAGCCGCGGCTGGGGCGTCCGCCTCGAGTCACAGTCTCTCGCGGCCGATCTCGCGACCGTCTTCCGCGCGGACTTCGAGGGCCGCGATACGTCGTCGGGAGCGGCCTATCGCAGAAACGCTTCGTTCGTCGACGACGGTCCCGTCTTTTCGTCGCCCGACCCCGAGTTCCCGACGAACCACGGGCCCTCGACCGTTCCCGTCGAGTCCGCCGAGCTCCTGCTCGCACCGGACAACGCAGCGCACCGTATCGAAGCGTTGCTCGAGAGCGCTGACGACGAGATCCTCGTCCTGCAGCCGTCTATCGCCGACGACGTGTCGCTGCTCGAGTCGACCCTCGAGGCCGCCCGCCGCGGCGTCGACGTCCGTATCCTGCTCGGATCGACGGAGTACAACGCCGACGAGAACCGGGCGTTGGCCGCGGATCTCGAGCGCCTCGCCGACCGGGAGAACCTGCAGCTCGACGTCCGATTGGTCGAGGACACCGACCGGTTCGAGAAGATCCACGCGAAGGGAATCGTGATCGATCGCGAAACGGCGGTCGTCGGAAGCGCCAACTGGAATTCGAACTCGCTCGAGAACAACCGCGAGGTCCTGCTGGCGCTGCACGGCGAGGCGATCGCGACCTACTACGCGGACGTCTTCGAGGACGACTGGCAGGGCGACGGCGGGTCGTCGACGCTCACCGTCGGCGTCGCTCTCGCCGTCATCGCCGCGCTCGCCCTCGCGGCGCTGGTCGGGCGTCGGTACGTTCGGTTCGGCGATCCGTCATGATCCGCTACTTGTTCCGTCTGACCGACTCGGTCCGTTAAAACGGAACCTACCGGTACGAGTTCTGCTCACGTGGCAACGGGGAGCACCACTCCCTCCCCAGTCGATTTCGCCTCACGGGCGCGAAGCACCCGTTCGGACGGTTCGCGGAACCGGAGGTTCCGCGCTAACGCTCGTTCCCACAGGTCACTCGCTCATCCACCGGAAGCCGCTTCGCGTCTTCCGAGCCGTTCGCACGGTATGCGAGACCTCCGGTCTCGCACTATTCGCGAAGACCTCGCGCGGTTGCGTGTCGCGTCTCGCGTTCGCTCACCGCGACACAGCACGCGCCACCGCAGAGCGGGGCCTCGAGAGAGCGTTCCATACATTCCACTGTGTGTTGCGTTCACACCGAGTAACTGCTATCACCGAGAATACGAACGCTGAGTCGCCTCAGTCCGCACAGCCGTCGCCGACCTCGAGTCGCTCGCAGGCGTCCCGTTCGGCGTCGAAACAGTCTGGACACTCGCCGGGCCGGTCGATAATCGTATCGAGGCGTTCCGCGACGGTGTCGTCGATGACGCTCTCTAAGGCGCGGGCCTCGTCCTGATACTCCTCGACCTCGAGGACGTTCGCGAGGAAGCGCTCGATGATACAGTAGGTCTGGAGGGCGTCGTGGGCGCGCCCGAGTCCCTCGTCGGTCAGACTCGCCCCCTTGTACTTCTCGTGGTCGACGAGTCCCCGGTCCTCGAGCTTGCCGATCATCTCGTTGACGCTGGCCGGGCTGACCTCGAGCAAGTCCGCGAGCGTGCCGGTCGATGCGGGGCCGTCCTCGATGCGTTGAGCCAGATAGATCGCCTTGAGGTATTGGTCTGCAGTGTTCATTGCATCCCTCCGTCAGTGTCGCTCGGTGTCGCGTCGATTCCTCGCCGTCCCCGCGACCGGGACTCGGTTCGTGGAGACGGCGCTCCCCCGTGACCGGCGAGAGACCGCGCTGCCGTCGTCCCGATCATGCTCTGTGCTCCATGATCTCGGTCACCTCTTCGACGCCCTCTTTCTCCTCCTCGCGGATCTCGTAGAGGGTCTCGAGGAGGCGCTCGCGATCGATCGCGAACTCGCCGTCGGAGGCCTCGATCGCGTCGATCAGGTCGTCGTAGAACTTGTAGGCCGTCTCCTCGTTCGCCAGTTGGTCGTAGAGGACGCCGTCGGTGTCCTCGGGCGGTCCGTACTGGGCGTCGACCAACGCGTTGATTTCCTCGTACGCGACGGTGTCGGCCTCGAGATCGTCGATCAGCGCCTCGAGTCGCTCGCGGTGATCGGCCGACTCGTCGGCGGCCTCCTCGAGCAACTCCCGCACCTCCTCGTCGATCGCCGCTCGCTCTTCGGGGGGCAGCGAGTCGAGGTGGTGGGCGGCGCGTGACTCGACGACCTCCTCCAGCACGACTCCGATCTGGAGCAATCGGGTCAGCTGGTGGTCGCTCGAGACGCGCTGTCCCAGACTCATACCACGTCGTCAGGGCCGCTGATACTTAACCGTCCCTACTCGGGCGTTTCGGTATCGGTCTCACAGCCGACCGGCGACGACCAGTCGGACGGGCACGTGCTCGCCAGTCTGCGTGAAGGCGACGGTCGGTTTACGTGACCGCTGGGTGATCTATTGCGATAATGATCGGAAACGCAGTGGCGACCACCGTCTGTATCGGGTTCGGATACCTCGTCGTCCGCTGGTATCGAGACGACGACGACGAGCGCCTCAACAGCGAGTGGTTCCGATAATCGATCCGCTCGTCGTCAGCCACGATACCACCAGACGCGCGTTCCCTCGCCGCCGTCGACCGCGTCGACCTGCTTGAGCCCCTCCTTGACGCAGCGCCACCAGCCGTCGCTCGAGTCGTATCCCGCCGGACACTCCGCGTAGAGCGCGTCGACGAAGTCGGAGCGACGCGCCTCCCCCTCGTCTCGCAGGTAGGCCAGCGCCCGTCCGACGGCGTGACGGCGCTTCTCGATCGTTTCGGCCGACCGACCCGGAATCGACAGCTCGTCGAGATCGGTGACGTCCTCCCCGGGACGGACGCCGCCGCCGGCTAGCTGAGTCGAGGACGTGTACTCGAGGCCGGTCTGGACGTCCCGGTTCAGCCGCTTGCGCGTGGTCGCGACCGCCCGCCGGGAGAGTTCGTCGAGTCGCTCGGTCTCGACGGAGCCGAGCACGCCGGCGTCCTCGTGGACGGGGTCCTCCCGAATGCGCGCGACGCGTTCGGGCGACAGGCCGGACGGCTTCGCTCCGTCCGACTCGGTCTCGTTCGGGTCGGCCGTAGTCGGACTCGAGTCCCCGTTACCGTCACCGTCTCGTTGCTGTTCTCGAACTGTCGCGTCGGCCTCCGCTGGCTCCTCTCGAGTCGTCGCGTCGGGACCCTGCCGGACCGTGCGGGGCGACCCGTGGACTTCGAGGACCGGCTCGCGGTTCACCGGCGTCCCGTCGGGGCGTCGGTCGCGGTCCTCTTCCTCGGTCTCGTCTTCGATAGCTGCCCGTTCGGCGCCCTCGTTGCCGGCCGCGCTCGCAGAGTCGTCGCTCGCCCGCGGCTCGTCGTCCGAACGGTCGTTCTCAACTGCCTGCGAGAGCGCCGCTACCTGCTCCTCGAGTCGGGCGATGCGCTCGCGGTGCTCCGCCAGCAGCCGGTCGCGTTTCCGACCGCGGTCGGGACCCTGCCCCCGTCCGGCCTCGATCGAGCCGCGGTGTTCGACGATCCACCGGACGTACGCCTGTCGACTCTCGAAGCCGAACAGTTCCCGCTCGGCCTCGAGCGCGTCGACGACTTCGTCCTCGAGTTCGATGGAGAGGGCCTGCATCGTCTCTCGATATCCGATCATCCTATAAAAGTGGTTGTCAGACGCTATCGACGGGCCGCAGCCGCGGCTCGCGGTCCGGGAGAACGGCAAAAGAACGTAGACGTCGCGCTATCGCCCGGCGGTTAGTCGCGCTGGCGAAGCCGAGCGCCGATCAGTTCCTCGAGATCGTCGCGGAGCTCGTCGACGTCGATCTCCTCGAGGACGGGCACGAAGAAGCCCTCGACGAGCATGTTTCGGGCCGAACGGGGGTCGACACCGCGGGAGGTCATGTAGAACAGATCCTCCGCATCGATCTGGCCGACCGTCGCCGAGTGGCTGGCCTCGGTGTCGTGGTTGTTGATGATCAGCTTCGGGGAGGCGTCGGCCTCGCTCTCGTCGGAGAGCATCAGCGTGTTCTCGCGCTGGTAGGAGCTGGTGTCCCACGCGTCGGCGCCGACGTCCTGGACGCCCTCGTAGACCGAGCGGGCGACGTCGTCGGTGACGCCGCGGGTGACGAGGTCGGCGGTCGTGTGCTCGGCGCGGTGCCAGACCTTCGCGTCGAGATCGAAGTGCTGGTCGTTGTGGCCGTAGAAGGCGCCGACGATCTGGGTCTCGGAGCTGTCGCCGCTGAGCGTCGTCGAGACCTCGGTCTTGGTCAGCTGCGTGCCGAGGTTGCCCTCGATCCAGTCGATCGTGGCGTAGGTGTCGGCGACGCCGCGCTTGACGGTGAAGTTGTAGGCCTCCTCCGAGAGG from Haloterrigena sp. KLK7 includes these protein-coding regions:
- the sufD gene encoding Fe-S cluster assembly protein SufD, with translation MSAGTQVHANLTEEQVREISGDLDEPDWLLETRLEALEALEELDMPDVIKTPGREWTNLHELDFESLVDPLNAAENKDQVGPDEADVLSWADAVQEHEELLQEHFGSIVDTQENYLTALSTALFSTGTVIYVPEGVDAEDVTVRTEQNSRSLFNYTLVVTEESSSVTILERQSTGEEAEEQYYSGVVEVAAGENSYVQYGSLQNLSEEAYNFTVKRGVADTYATIDWIEGNLGTQLTKTEVSTTLSGDSSETQIVGAFYGHNDQHFDLDAKVWHRAEHTTADLVTRGVTDDVARSVYEGVQDVGADAWDTSSYQRENTLMLSDESEADASPKLIINNHDTEASHSATVGQIDAEDLFYMTSRGVDPRSARNMLVEGFFVPVLEEIDVDELRDDLEELIGARLRQRD
- a CDS encoding phospholipase D-like domain-containing protein — protein: MEYRHAPVLTLVAIGLVTGGLIGAAVFAVDTATSHTSAVTVANGASVEPTVSQVEGSDGTAGHGCPARAMGPAGSPVETAGGSDRPADGVRIVELYPNPTIRDNVGEYLVLEVSPGTQLGNWTITDGYTIAGLPNETVSRRVAVSTAPNVTSRLTEYPVIELEGTLRLAVDGDTLELRNGTTTVDTVAYDRAPTAERWYRSGDSGRDEMATVGPAAGDWHPRGATCLPVSTADVEDATAFVLPDAPAVPLETLRDADDRLLLAGYTFTSEAVADELVAAADRGVDVAVLLEASPVGGTPAATADVLETLEASDVDVRVIGGEDSRYRYHHPKYAVADDRVLVTTENWKPSGVGGESSRGWGVRLESQSLAADLATVFRADFEGRDTSSGAAYRRNASFVDDGPVFSSPDPEFPTNHGPSTVPVESAELLLAPDNAAHRIEALLESADDEILVLQPSIADDVSLLESTLEAARRGVDVRILLGSTEYNADENRALAADLERLADRENLQLDVRLVEDTDRFEKIHAKGIVIDRETAVVGSANWNSNSLENNREVLLALHGEAIATYYADVFEDDWQGDGGSSTLTVGVALAVIAALALAALVGRRYVRFGDPS
- a CDS encoding ferritin-like domain-containing protein, translated to MSLGQRVSSDHQLTRLLQIGVVLEEVVESRAAHHLDSLPPEERAAIDEEVRELLEEAADESADHRERLEALIDDLEADTVAYEEINALVDAQYGPPEDTDGVLYDQLANEETAYKFYDDLIDAIEASDGEFAIDRERLLETLYEIREEEKEGVEEVTEIMEHRA
- a CDS encoding HEAT repeat domain-containing protein — encoded protein: MSDDEAAEDGADEPADEEPEPVDLEAIREALERFEDDVESLESDLEAAETEDDLDVVEAEIESFRDEFDDIEIPDPPETDEDEDEDEEDEVTPEEELQERYDEIESDVSDLESDLEDQRGPYGEDVVSEINGVSGTITGTRWTEEGNAELIEAVDDFLDDLNELLGTSVTLSNEGEEVPDQLDATLDRAVEAVEDAALDADDDAETIAGLLEATDDLESDVDDATEWTDLEIREQLRREGYYDVLDHVKDFPPEWHALKVHEKRGNVDQILLAYETFDSDYMEEHCLEALERMGPEEAMEPMIQKAGRRDQAAMRILGKIGIADDEVVEALVDYVDSNPNLQRPAFRALGEIGAEDAVEPIAQQLVADEPDVRSWAARALGLIGDTRAIEPLADVLAEDDQDRVRASAAWALNQIGTEDALEIVAEYGDDRAYLVQAEAEKATPEPAA
- a CDS encoding metal-dependent transcriptional regulator, translated to MNTADQYLKAIYLAQRIEDGPASTGTLADLLEVSPASVNEMIGKLEDRGLVDHEKYKGASLTDEGLGRAHDALQTYCIIERFLANVLEVEEYQDEARALESVIDDTVAERLDTIIDRPGECPDCFDAERDACERLEVGDGCAD